A region from the Cyanobacterium sp. T60_A2020_053 genome encodes:
- the hrcA gene encoding heat-inducible transcriptional repressor HrcA — protein sequence MTVQNKLNERHQKILQATVKHYIATAEPVGSKTLIEEYDFSVSSATVRNVMGKLEKAGLLYQPYTSAGRIPSDSGYRIYVDRLLTRNTQRTSTLQQTLKVHLKSLRGHYETLLKKITQILSDLSGCVAFVTIPPTMGNILYHLQLLRISEGKIMLVMVIDNYQTESILLDFDDFRLTENELLLDTIDRELQILSNFLNHKLKGHSLLNLVELNWSELNDNFQQYAHFINSLLTKIRKNYRLAHQPPIMVQGIAKMIRQPEFSQIEQLQILLQLLEEEQEKLLPLVLDIESPSETKVKITIGSENPLQSMQYCSLISANYHQKNYAIGSVGIIGPTRIAYEDAITLVESTANYISDCLEKSANH from the coding sequence TTAAACATTATATAGCCACGGCTGAACCAGTAGGGTCAAAGACCTTAATTGAAGAATACGACTTTAGCGTCAGTTCCGCCACCGTGCGAAACGTCATGGGTAAATTAGAAAAAGCTGGTCTTCTTTATCAACCATACACATCTGCCGGGCGTATACCCTCTGATTCTGGTTATCGTATTTATGTTGATCGTTTATTAACCCGAAATACCCAGCGCACTTCAACCCTACAACAAACTCTCAAAGTACATCTTAAATCCTTACGAGGTCATTACGAAACACTCTTAAAAAAAATTACTCAAATTCTCTCAGATTTAAGTGGTTGCGTTGCCTTTGTCACCATTCCTCCCACCATGGGCAATATTCTTTACCATTTGCAATTACTGAGAATTTCAGAAGGAAAAATTATGTTAGTAATGGTTATTGACAACTATCAAACCGAGTCAATATTATTAGATTTTGATGATTTTCGGTTAACAGAAAATGAACTTTTATTAGATACCATAGACAGAGAATTACAGATATTATCTAACTTTTTAAATCACAAGCTAAAAGGGCATTCTCTCCTTAACTTAGTTGAGCTAAATTGGAGCGAACTAAATGATAATTTTCAACAGTATGCCCATTTTATCAACAGCCTATTAACAAAAATTAGAAAAAACTATCGCCTGGCTCATCAACCACCCATAATGGTTCAAGGTATTGCCAAAATGATCCGACAACCAGAATTTTCACAAATTGAACAACTACAAATTTTATTACAACTATTAGAAGAAGAACAAGAAAAATTGTTACCGTTAGTGCTTGATATAGAGTCACCATCAGAAACCAAAGTTAAAATTACCATCGGTTCAGAAAATCCCTTGCAATCAATGCAATACTGCAGTTTAATTTCTGCTAATTATCATCAAAAAAATTACGCTATTGGTAGCGTGGGCATTATTGGACCTACTCGAATTGCTTACGAAGATGCCATTACCCTTGTAGAGTCAACGGCTAATTATATCTCCGATTGCTTAGAAAAATCAGCCAATCATTAG